The following coding sequences lie in one uncultured Mailhella sp. genomic window:
- a CDS encoding AbgT family transporter, giving the protein MAKEQIENLTGILGFIERAGNRLPHPVTIFLILTLVVMVLSYLLQGITMVDPKGKTLVVQSLASVDGLTWFLKNCVDNFVRFKPLGLVLVMMLGLGVAEEVGLLSAVLRATILSAPRSMVTAIIAFCGVMGNMASSAAFVVVPPLGAMIFKGLGRNPLAGLATGFAGCAAGLNANLLVVGTDVGLAAITQQAAQIIDPNFTVHPAVNWYFMSASTFIVTAVIVFLTEKFVEPRLEGVAMHDGALGSEDMTVTPEERRGLRAALIGGIVYICLILLTVVPEHGILRNPKTFSIVPSPFLDSLVPILLVFFLAVSIPYGVSTKVIRNDKDVVRFMGKAMKEFSSFIVLCFAAGQFVSSFAYTHLDMYLSIQGAAFLNNTGFSGIPLVVSFLILTACINFFIGSAMAKWALLAPIFVPMLMQTQLSPYFVQAAYRVADSTTNAISPLEPFMAFIIGVAQKYAKNVGLGTIISLMLPYALGILFFWGLFLIFWMEMDLPLGPGAPVFL; this is encoded by the coding sequence ATGGCTAAAGAACAGATTGAAAACCTTACCGGCATTCTCGGCTTCATCGAACGAGCCGGCAACAGACTGCCGCATCCCGTCACCATATTTCTGATCCTCACGCTGGTCGTCATGGTGCTTTCCTACCTGCTGCAGGGCATCACCATGGTGGATCCAAAAGGCAAAACCCTGGTCGTGCAGAGCCTTGCCTCCGTGGACGGCCTGACCTGGTTCCTCAAAAACTGCGTGGACAACTTCGTCCGCTTCAAGCCCCTGGGCCTCGTGCTCGTCATGATGCTCGGCCTCGGCGTGGCCGAAGAAGTCGGCCTGCTCTCCGCCGTGCTGCGCGCCACCATTCTCAGCGCTCCCCGCAGCATGGTGACCGCCATCATCGCCTTCTGCGGCGTCATGGGCAACATGGCCTCCAGCGCGGCCTTCGTGGTGGTGCCGCCTCTCGGCGCCATGATCTTCAAGGGCCTCGGCCGCAATCCGCTGGCCGGTCTCGCCACGGGCTTCGCCGGCTGCGCCGCCGGCCTCAACGCCAACCTCCTGGTCGTGGGCACCGACGTGGGCCTTGCCGCCATCACCCAGCAGGCCGCCCAGATCATCGATCCCAACTTCACCGTGCATCCCGCCGTCAACTGGTACTTCATGTCGGCTTCTACCTTCATCGTGACGGCCGTCATCGTCTTCCTTACGGAAAAATTCGTCGAACCCCGTCTCGAAGGCGTGGCCATGCACGATGGCGCGCTGGGCAGCGAAGACATGACCGTGACCCCCGAAGAACGCCGCGGTCTGCGCGCCGCCCTCATCGGCGGCATCGTCTACATCTGCCTCATTCTGCTCACCGTGGTGCCCGAACACGGCATCCTGCGCAATCCCAAGACGTTCAGCATCGTCCCCTCCCCCTTCCTCGACTCCCTCGTGCCCATCCTGCTGGTGTTCTTCCTCGCCGTGTCCATACCCTACGGCGTGAGCACCAAGGTCATCCGCAACGACAAGGACGTGGTCCGCTTCATGGGCAAGGCCATGAAGGAATTCTCCTCCTTCATCGTGCTCTGCTTCGCGGCCGGTCAGTTCGTTTCCAGCTTCGCCTACACGCATCTGGACATGTATCTGTCCATTCAGGGCGCGGCCTTCCTCAACAACACCGGCTTCTCCGGCATTCCGCTCGTGGTGAGCTTCCTCATTCTCACCGCCTGCATCAACTTCTTCATCGGCAGCGCCATGGCCAAGTGGGCCCTGCTCGCCCCCATCTTCGTGCCCATGCTCATGCAGACGCAGCTCTCGCCCTACTTCGTGCAGGCCGCCTACCGCGTGGCCGACTCCACCACCAACGCCATCTCTCCGCTTGAGCCCTTCATGGCCTTCATCATCGGCGTGGCGCAGAAATACGCCAAAAACGTAGGCCTCGGCACCATCATCTCGCTCATGCTTCCCTACGCGCTCGGCATCCTGTTCTTCTGGGGCCTCTTCCTCATCTTCTGGATGGAAATGGATCTGCCTCTCGGCCCCGGCGCTCCCGTTTTCCTGTAG
- a CDS encoding pyridoxal phosphate-dependent aminotransferase, with protein sequence MDTEMSSTFPMVRDVPYMGVIWVVHEASKLGFWNGNPDWCNLGQGQPEVGDMPGAPERIHHIDIDPADHAYGPVGGTGEVREAIADMVNRTYRRGKSKYTADNVSFASGGRLALTRLYTILADGARIAYKNPDYTAYEDYLYSLRNRCVLLPIRAREEDAFSIPAETLESFIHQERANVFVFSNPCNPTGEIISGETLDSYVATARRENCLIGSDEFYSHFIYNPDGSPASGPVSAAEFVEDVDKDPVVIFDGLTKSHRYPGWRAGWAVGPKHIIEMLNRAASAVDGGPSMLSQRATLAALEPSRVEQETTALRAEFAYKRKLMLDGLAELGIRPAAEPRGTFYVWACIRDLPAPLNDADAFFHACLARKVMTVPGRFFDVRPYRTRPAEEPYRSWVRFSYGPSRNVVKTGIERIAALIREHR encoded by the coding sequence ATGGATACGGAGATGTCCTCCACATTTCCCATGGTCAGGGACGTTCCCTACATGGGCGTCATCTGGGTTGTTCACGAGGCCTCTAAGCTCGGCTTCTGGAACGGAAATCCCGACTGGTGCAACCTCGGTCAGGGACAGCCCGAAGTCGGCGACATGCCCGGCGCGCCCGAACGCATCCATCACATCGACATTGATCCCGCCGATCATGCCTACGGCCCGGTGGGCGGCACCGGCGAAGTGCGCGAAGCCATTGCCGACATGGTCAACAGAACCTATCGCCGCGGCAAGTCGAAGTACACGGCGGACAACGTCAGCTTCGCAAGCGGCGGCCGTCTGGCCCTCACCCGCCTCTACACCATTCTGGCCGACGGCGCGCGCATAGCCTACAAAAATCCCGACTACACAGCCTACGAGGACTATCTCTACAGCCTCCGCAACCGCTGCGTGCTGCTTCCCATCCGCGCCAGGGAGGAAGACGCCTTCTCCATTCCCGCAGAAACGCTGGAAAGCTTCATTCATCAGGAACGCGCCAACGTCTTTGTGTTTTCCAATCCCTGCAACCCCACGGGCGAAATCATTTCCGGCGAGACCCTGGACAGCTATGTGGCCACGGCCCGCAGGGAAAACTGCCTCATCGGCAGCGACGAATTCTATTCCCACTTCATCTACAATCCCGACGGCTCTCCCGCGTCCGGCCCCGTTTCCGCGGCGGAATTCGTGGAAGACGTGGACAAGGATCCCGTCGTCATTTTCGACGGCCTCACCAAGAGCCACCGCTATCCCGGCTGGCGCGCCGGCTGGGCCGTGGGCCCGAAGCACATCATTGAAATGCTGAACCGCGCGGCCAGCGCCGTGGACGGCGGTCCTTCCATGCTCTCCCAGCGCGCCACCCTCGCGGCCCTCGAACCTTCCCGCGTGGAGCAGGAAACCACCGCCCTGCGCGCCGAATTCGCCTACAAGCGCAAGCTCATGCTCGACGGCCTCGCCGAACTCGGCATCCGCCCGGCGGCCGAGCCCCGCGGCACCTTCTACGTGTGGGCCTGCATCCGCGACCTGCCAGCGCCCCTCAACGACGCCGACGCCTTCTTCCACGCCTGCCTCGCCCGCAAGGTCATGACCGTGCCCGGCCGCTTCTTCGACGTGCGCCCCTACCGGACCCGTCCCGCCGAAGAACCCTACCGCTCCTGGGTGCGATTCTCCTACGGTCCCTCCCGCAATGTGGTGAAAACCGGCATCGAACGCATCGCCGCGCTCATCCGCGAGCATCGCTGA
- the pap gene encoding polyphosphate:AMP phosphotransferase, with the protein MFENVVLGRRCSDKDFRTQAPELRMKLFDAQRQCIYRKIPLLVIVDGVNGAGRGAVINLLSEWMDSKHVHNHVFWMETDEERERPLDWRFWRRLPAAGSTGVFFGGWYGLELRRFCTKDMSEAEFTAHMHHCRGLEESLAASGMAIVKIWLHLDKKEHDERLKKRLAHKEVLHFTPYDKKVSENYDGLAEAASRAITLTDRAFAPWTIVDAADANYRNLAVARAVIAAVERTAAEQDARAARLKNQNDAEQENVVSTLDAIDLSAKADPDAYKKELADLQQELHELTYHAWRRGISSTLVFEGWDAAGKGGCIRRLMDGIDARISRAIPIGAPTDEELAHHYLWRFWRHVPRAGFITVYDRSWYGRVLVERVEKLTPREDWSRAFAEINLFEEQLTSGNNVLMKFWLHISPEEQLRRFREREVTPWKQYKITPDDWRNREKWPEYVRAADEMFLRTSTEYAPWRIVAAEDKKNARLTVLRAYRDALKKALKKPDGKKHGKK; encoded by the coding sequence ATGTTTGAAAACGTTGTTCTCGGCAGACGCTGCAGCGACAAGGACTTCCGGACGCAGGCCCCCGAACTGCGCATGAAACTCTTTGACGCGCAGCGGCAATGCATCTACCGCAAGATTCCCCTGCTCGTCATCGTCGACGGCGTCAACGGCGCAGGGCGCGGAGCCGTCATCAACCTGCTGTCGGAATGGATGGACAGCAAGCACGTTCACAACCACGTGTTCTGGATGGAAACCGACGAAGAGCGTGAACGCCCGCTCGACTGGCGCTTCTGGCGGCGACTGCCGGCGGCCGGCTCGACCGGCGTGTTCTTCGGCGGCTGGTACGGCCTTGAGCTGCGCCGCTTCTGCACGAAAGACATGAGCGAAGCGGAATTCACCGCCCACATGCATCACTGCCGCGGCCTGGAGGAAAGTCTGGCCGCGTCGGGCATGGCCATCGTCAAGATCTGGCTGCATCTGGACAAAAAGGAGCACGACGAGCGCCTCAAGAAGCGGCTGGCTCACAAGGAAGTGCTTCACTTCACGCCCTACGACAAGAAGGTTTCCGAAAACTACGACGGTCTGGCCGAAGCCGCCTCGCGCGCCATCACCCTGACCGACCGGGCCTTCGCGCCCTGGACCATCGTGGACGCCGCGGACGCGAACTATCGCAACCTTGCCGTGGCCCGCGCCGTGATCGCCGCCGTGGAACGGACCGCGGCCGAGCAGGACGCCAGGGCCGCGCGCCTGAAGAATCAGAACGACGCGGAACAGGAAAACGTGGTCTCCACGCTGGACGCCATCGATCTGAGCGCCAAAGCCGATCCCGACGCCTACAAAAAGGAGCTGGCCGACCTGCAGCAGGAACTGCACGAACTCACCTATCACGCCTGGCGCCGGGGGATTTCCAGCACGCTCGTCTTCGAGGGCTGGGACGCCGCAGGCAAGGGCGGATGCATCCGCCGCCTCATGGACGGCATCGACGCCCGCATCAGCCGCGCGATTCCCATCGGGGCGCCCACGGACGAAGAGCTGGCGCATCACTATCTGTGGCGCTTCTGGAGGCACGTGCCCCGCGCCGGATTCATCACCGTGTACGACCGTTCGTGGTACGGCCGCGTGCTCGTGGAGCGGGTGGAGAAGCTCACGCCCCGCGAAGACTGGAGCCGCGCCTTTGCGGAAATCAATCTCTTCGAGGAGCAGCTCACAAGCGGCAACAACGTGCTGATGAAGTTCTGGCTGCACATTTCCCCCGAGGAACAGCTGCGCCGTTTCAGGGAGCGGGAAGTCACCCCGTGGAAACAGTACAAGATCACGCCCGACGACTGGCGCAATCGGGAAAAGTGGCCCGAATACGTGCGCGCCGCGGATGAAATGTTCCTGCGCACCAGCACGGAGTATGCGCCCTGGCGCATCGTGGCCGCCGAAGACAAAAAGAACGCCCGTCTCACCGTGCTGCGAGCCTATCGCGACGCGCTGAAAAAGGCGCTCAAAAAACCCGACGGAAAAAAACACGGCAAAAAATAA
- a CDS encoding amidohydrolase: protein MPEISREKSQLLDEVNNLSAQMKEIASAIFAEPELGYQEFKSSARLADFLESNGFKVERNLLDMPTAFHAVYGSGEGPQVAFLAEFDALPGLGHACGHNLFGTAACAAGIALARHLPAGTVHVFGTPAEEGNVRDAGGKVPMADAGLFDHMDAVIAAHAEGRTILKQQLISRANLEMDFKGKAAHAAGAPEKGINAMDAAALAVMGINSLRQHMTPDVRIHGLLTDTGTSINTIPEFARLRYGVRARKPETLDNAIERVVNCARCCAMALGCQFSYRHSAHPYYTMRHNMPLLHAFASNLDLLGESYIDEVSSSYSTDMGNVSFKAPSIHPYISIGGAHLVGHTPAFAEACNGEGGFKGMLLAARSMCLTGYDVLTNEALRKEVRQAFENLDDLN, encoded by the coding sequence ATGCCTGAAATCTCTCGTGAAAAAAGCCAGTTACTGGATGAAGTCAATAATCTTTCCGCCCAGATGAAGGAAATTGCCTCCGCCATTTTCGCCGAACCCGAACTGGGTTATCAGGAATTCAAGTCTTCCGCCCGTCTTGCCGATTTTCTTGAATCCAACGGCTTCAAGGTGGAACGCAATCTGCTCGACATGCCCACGGCCTTCCATGCCGTGTACGGCTCCGGCGAAGGCCCGCAGGTGGCCTTCCTCGCCGAATTCGACGCCCTGCCCGGGCTCGGCCACGCCTGCGGACACAACCTCTTCGGCACGGCGGCCTGCGCCGCCGGCATAGCGCTGGCCCGCCATCTTCCCGCAGGAACCGTTCACGTGTTCGGCACGCCCGCCGAAGAAGGCAACGTTCGGGACGCCGGCGGCAAGGTGCCCATGGCCGACGCGGGCCTCTTCGATCACATGGACGCCGTCATTGCCGCCCACGCCGAAGGGCGCACCATTCTCAAGCAGCAGCTCATTTCCCGCGCCAACCTGGAAATGGACTTCAAGGGCAAGGCCGCTCACGCCGCCGGCGCGCCTGAAAAGGGCATCAACGCCATGGACGCCGCCGCGCTCGCCGTCATGGGCATCAACAGCCTGCGCCAGCACATGACCCCCGACGTGCGCATTCACGGCCTGCTCACCGACACCGGCACCTCCATCAACACCATTCCCGAATTCGCCCGCCTGCGCTACGGCGTGCGCGCCCGCAAGCCCGAAACCCTCGACAACGCCATCGAACGCGTGGTCAACTGCGCCCGCTGCTGCGCCATGGCTCTCGGCTGCCAGTTCTCCTACCGCCATTCCGCGCATCCCTACTACACCATGCGCCACAACATGCCGCTGCTGCACGCCTTTGCCTCCAACCTCGATCTGCTCGGGGAAAGCTACATCGACGAAGTGTCCAGCAGCTATTCCACCGACATGGGCAACGTCAGCTTCAAGGCGCCGTCCATCCATCCCTACATCTCCATCGGGGGCGCGCACCTCGTCGGACACACTCCCGCCTTTGCCGAAGCCTGCAACGGAGAAGGAGGCTTCAAGGGCATGCTTCTTGCGGCCCGCTCCATGTGCCTCACCGGCTACGACGTACTCACCAACGAAGCGCTGCGCAAAGAGGTTCGTCAGGCATTTGAAAACCTTGACGACCTTAACTAA
- a CDS encoding queuosine precursor transporter: MKATVSLSFMLLGVVFCACLVASNLLETKILQFGPVTITAGFLVFPISYIINDCIAEVWGFRKARLIIWLGFAVNFAMVALFQLAVALPAAPFWEGDAAFRFIFGLAPRIAAASLAAFLLGSFLNAYVMSRMKIASRGKHFSARAVLSTLAGESADSLIFFPLAFGGLVPAQELIKMMAIQIFAKTAYEIVVLPVTIRVVNFLKKIEESDAYDTDISYNILKIREI; the protein is encoded by the coding sequence ATGAAAGCTACCGTCTCCCTCTCGTTCATGCTGCTCGGCGTCGTGTTCTGCGCCTGTCTCGTGGCCTCGAATCTTCTGGAAACCAAGATCCTCCAGTTCGGCCCCGTCACCATCACCGCCGGATTCCTGGTCTTTCCCATCTCCTACATCATCAACGACTGCATTGCCGAAGTCTGGGGCTTCCGCAAGGCGCGGCTCATCATCTGGCTGGGCTTTGCCGTCAACTTCGCCATGGTCGCCCTGTTTCAGCTGGCCGTGGCCCTGCCTGCCGCTCCCTTCTGGGAAGGCGACGCCGCCTTCCGCTTCATCTTCGGTCTGGCCCCGCGCATCGCTGCCGCCAGCCTCGCCGCCTTTCTCCTCGGCTCCTTTCTCAACGCCTACGTCATGAGCCGAATGAAAATCGCCAGCCGCGGCAAACACTTTTCCGCCCGCGCCGTGCTCTCCACCCTCGCGGGAGAAAGCGCAGACTCCCTCATCTTCTTTCCTCTGGCCTTCGGCGGCCTCGTGCCCGCGCAGGAACTTATCAAGATGATGGCCATTCAGATTTTCGCCAAAACGGCGTACGAAATCGTCGTGTTGCCGGTCACCATCCGCGTGGTGAACTTCCTCAAGAAAATCGAAGAATCAGACGCCTACGACACGGATATTTCCTACAATATTCTGAAAATCCGGGAAATTTAA
- a CDS encoding TraB/GumN family protein — translation MSAVIVPEHSRRLLEAISAGRSFELDSFIFVTADDWLMAIGYPQEGEFSVGRFESALDEAVRKVKPSDCFAIAPEMPERLESHVEDRDVYYTLDASSPVPPRLRGPVRHARERLLVDETREFTPEHRRLWAEFMGRMPLPPRIRQLYSGTAAALQGPADLRLLNAWDAEGQLAACLLMDYSLPHHVSYVLGAHSKTHYVPHAPDLLFAEMLERARAEDKQTVLLGLGVNEGITRFKKKWGGVQGAPYELAVWQEASGSGGFFDMAAYLAISIGTSSGNYEMSRWKFFDSLPEQRPCAMLWRLDKNGRTSWIGGSAHFFCYSFEHSLRRLFENVDTVLLEGPIDSDSMDEVARIGRSPEPDAPRVAQFLSEEDVRRLERMVYGPEGFWARLAGVQQERSIDVRQVLAESRQWYAFFSLWTSYLERNGWTNSVDLEVWNIALDMGKSVMGMESLAEQIASLESAPMTRIVKFMKECSFWPKLMNSNRSRYLAGDLMGMMGTSAEFPTRTGTIISVRDQRFRERMRPYIERGGTAVFVGAAHMINLRHMLAEDGFTVTRVLPTWKHRFSAWIRRDDSVVLPGNPDAPTWEKAPENIRSSALRNEPSGHAARSSSRGPSSGRALADLGARAVVPEQIPAYVRAVSGRTLRSCEGFAAWTTTDSCTLVAFPAQDELASCGLHSAAYADRLESAVACALAMPNLRRITVLAPVVPASAPDKAVVERDAWWCVNVPHAPGQKLRNMLNRARREAVVGVEEWGSEHDALVDHYLKVRTLAPGTRHIFGKVGAYVKASPEAVLFGARSASGRLLALAVGDYSALSTAFYMFAFRQDDCPPGVSDALVQALADEAVRRGQSVLNLGLGIDGGIAFFKKKWGAFEAMPHLETSWMV, via the coding sequence ATGTCCGCAGTCATTGTTCCCGAGCATTCCCGGCGTCTTCTGGAGGCCATTTCGGCAGGTCGTTCTTTCGAGCTGGACAGCTTCATTTTCGTGACGGCCGACGACTGGCTCATGGCCATAGGCTATCCGCAGGAGGGAGAGTTTTCCGTAGGGCGTTTTGAATCCGCGCTGGATGAAGCCGTCCGCAAGGTGAAGCCTTCCGACTGCTTTGCCATTGCTCCGGAGATGCCGGAGCGATTGGAAAGTCATGTGGAGGACAGGGACGTGTACTACACGCTGGATGCGTCGTCTCCGGTGCCGCCCAGGCTTCGCGGCCCGGTGCGGCACGCCCGCGAACGTCTTTTAGTGGACGAAACGCGCGAATTCACGCCGGAGCATCGCCGGCTCTGGGCGGAATTCATGGGACGCATGCCGCTGCCGCCGCGCATACGTCAGCTGTATTCGGGCACGGCCGCCGCGCTCCAGGGGCCGGCGGATCTGCGCCTTCTGAACGCCTGGGACGCCGAGGGGCAGCTTGCCGCCTGTCTGCTCATGGACTATTCCCTGCCGCATCATGTGAGCTACGTGCTCGGCGCGCATTCCAAAACGCATTACGTGCCGCATGCGCCCGATCTGCTTTTTGCCGAAATGCTGGAGCGCGCCCGGGCGGAAGACAAGCAGACCGTGCTGCTCGGGCTCGGCGTGAACGAGGGCATCACCCGCTTCAAGAAAAAATGGGGCGGTGTGCAGGGCGCGCCTTACGAGCTCGCGGTGTGGCAGGAAGCTTCGGGATCGGGCGGATTTTTCGACATGGCGGCGTATCTTGCCATCAGCATAGGCACGTCGTCGGGCAACTACGAGATGTCGCGCTGGAAGTTCTTCGATTCCCTTCCCGAGCAGCGGCCGTGCGCCATGCTCTGGCGTCTCGACAAGAACGGACGCACGTCTTGGATAGGCGGTTCGGCGCACTTTTTCTGCTATTCCTTCGAGCATTCGCTGCGTCGTCTTTTTGAAAACGTGGACACCGTGCTTCTGGAAGGCCCCATCGACTCGGACAGCATGGACGAGGTGGCGCGCATCGGCCGTTCCCCGGAACCGGACGCCCCGCGCGTGGCGCAGTTTCTTTCGGAAGAGGACGTGCGTCGCCTTGAGCGCATGGTGTACGGTCCCGAAGGCTTCTGGGCAAGGCTTGCGGGCGTGCAGCAGGAACGCAGCATCGACGTGCGGCAGGTGCTGGCCGAAAGCCGTCAGTGGTACGCGTTCTTCTCGCTCTGGACGTCGTATCTCGAACGCAACGGCTGGACGAATTCCGTGGATCTCGAAGTGTGGAACATCGCGCTCGACATGGGCAAGTCGGTCATGGGCATGGAAAGCCTTGCCGAGCAGATAGCCTCGCTGGAGTCGGCGCCCATGACGCGCATCGTAAAGTTCATGAAGGAGTGCTCCTTCTGGCCGAAGCTCATGAACAGCAATCGTTCGCGGTATCTGGCGGGCGATCTCATGGGCATGATGGGCACGAGCGCTGAATTTCCCACGCGCACGGGCACCATCATCAGCGTGCGCGATCAGCGCTTCCGCGAGCGCATGCGGCCGTACATCGAGCGGGGCGGAACGGCGGTGTTCGTGGGTGCCGCCCACATGATCAATCTGCGGCACATGCTAGCCGAAGACGGCTTTACCGTGACGCGCGTGCTGCCCACGTGGAAACATCGCTTTTCCGCCTGGATACGGCGCGACGATTCCGTGGTGCTGCCCGGCAATCCCGACGCGCCGACGTGGGAAAAGGCTCCGGAAAACATTCGATCCTCCGCGCTGCGCAACGAGCCTTCCGGTCATGCGGCGCGCTCTTCCTCCCGCGGCCCGTCTTCGGGCAGGGCGCTCGCCGATCTCGGCGCGCGGGCCGTCGTGCCGGAACAGATTCCCGCCTACGTGCGCGCGGTTTCCGGCCGCACGCTGCGCTCCTGCGAGGGCTTTGCCGCCTGGACCACGACCGACAGCTGCACGCTGGTGGCCTTCCCCGCGCAGGACGAGCTCGCCTCCTGCGGCCTGCACAGCGCGGCCTACGCGGACAGGCTGGAGAGCGCCGTGGCCTGCGCGCTGGCCATGCCGAATCTGCGGCGCATCACCGTGCTGGCTCCCGTGGTTCCGGCATCTGCGCCGGACAAGGCCGTGGTGGAGCGCGACGCCTGGTGGTGCGTGAACGTGCCGCATGCTCCGGGGCAGAAGCTGCGCAACATGCTGAACCGCGCCCGGCGCGAGGCTGTGGTGGGCGTGGAAGAGTGGGGGTCGGAACACGACGCGCTGGTGGATCACTATCTCAAGGTGCGCACGCTCGCTCCGGGCACGAGGCATATTTTCGGCAAAGTGGGGGCGTACGTGAAGGCGTCGCCCGAGGCCGTGCTCTTCGGCGCGCGGTCGGCGTCGGGCAGGCTGCTGGCGCTGGCCGTGGGCGACTACAGCGCGCTCAGCACGGCGTTCTACATGTTCGCCTTCCGGCAGGACGACTGTCCTCCGGGCGTGAGCGACGCGCTGGTGCAGGCGCTGGCCGACGAAGCCGTGCGCCGGGGGCAGAGCGTGCTGAATCTGGGCCTCGGCATAGACGGAGGCATTGCCTTCTTCAAAAAGAAGTGGGGAGCCTTCGAGGCCATGCCGCATCTGGAAACGAGCTGGATGGTCTAA
- a CDS encoding MBL fold metallo-hydrolase: MKIVTLLENTSSDERLTAEHGLSLYIETEKHRILFDTGQTDAFARNAVHLGVDLRLVDMAVVSHGHYDHTGGLARFLAVNEHAPVYVHRRAFERHLAADDREIGMAPSLAGHPRIVPTDDVLSLDDDMWLCSCNEKARPFPSYSQDLLMVRDGHPEPDDFTHEQYLCLRERGRLVVISGCSHKGILNIVQWLRPDVLVGGFHFRSLKSDQQSRATLDFAARHLAEFPTEYYTCHCTGLGPFEYLKQTLGDRLHYLSCGSRISLP; encoded by the coding sequence ATGAAGATCGTCACGCTTCTGGAAAACACCTCGTCCGACGAACGCCTCACCGCCGAGCACGGTCTGAGCCTCTACATCGAAACGGAAAAGCACCGCATTCTCTTCGACACAGGACAGACGGACGCCTTTGCCCGCAACGCCGTGCATCTGGGCGTAGATCTGCGCCTTGTGGACATGGCCGTCGTGTCCCACGGGCACTACGATCACACCGGAGGTCTGGCCCGCTTCCTCGCCGTGAACGAGCACGCCCCCGTCTATGTGCATCGCCGCGCCTTTGAACGTCACCTCGCCGCAGACGATCGGGAAATAGGCATGGCCCCCTCGCTGGCCGGGCATCCCCGCATCGTGCCGACGGACGACGTTCTGTCGCTGGACGACGACATGTGGCTTTGCTCCTGCAACGAAAAAGCGCGGCCCTTTCCCTCGTACAGCCAGGATCTGCTCATGGTGCGCGATGGGCATCCTGAGCCTGACGACTTCACGCACGAACAGTATCTCTGCCTCCGGGAACGCGGACGGCTCGTGGTCATCAGCGGCTGTTCCCACAAGGGCATTCTGAACATCGTACAGTGGCTGCGGCCCGACGTGCTCGTGGGCGGATTCCACTTCAGGTCGCTGAAATCCGATCAGCAGAGCCGGGCAACGCTCGATTTCGCCGCCCGGCACCTGGCAGAGTTTCCGACCGAGTATTACACCTGCCACTGCACGGGACTCGGCCCGTTTGAATATCTGAAACAGACGCTCGGCGACAGGCTCCATTACCTTTCCTGC
- a CDS encoding phosphoribosyltransferase family protein, with protein sequence MKYFDFEIMGLKRKLPFVQIGENLALASFVVLSDTELIQTVAPELMKRLPEVDVLMTAEAKGICLTYEISRLMGMKDFVVARKSRKPYMQNPISHSVFSVTTQKEQTLWLDGCDADKIRGKRVALIDDVIATGESIEAIESLARSAGAEVVARAAILAELQSVHRKDIIYLKEHYVFRPNPDGTYTPIDKLD encoded by the coding sequence GTGAAATACTTCGACTTTGAAATCATGGGACTCAAGCGCAAGCTTCCCTTCGTCCAGATCGGAGAAAATCTTGCTCTTGCCAGCTTCGTCGTACTTTCCGACACCGAACTCATCCAGACCGTCGCCCCCGAGCTCATGAAGCGTCTGCCCGAGGTGGACGTGCTCATGACCGCCGAAGCCAAGGGCATCTGCCTCACCTACGAAATCAGCCGCCTCATGGGCATGAAGGATTTCGTGGTGGCCCGCAAGAGCCGCAAGCCCTACATGCAGAACCCCATTTCCCACTCCGTCTTCTCCGTGACCACCCAGAAGGAACAGACCCTCTGGCTCGACGGCTGCGACGCCGATAAAATCCGCGGCAAGCGCGTGGCGCTCATCGACGACGTCATCGCCACCGGCGAATCCATCGAAGCCATCGAATCCCTGGCCCGCTCCGCCGGCGCCGAGGTGGTGGCCCGCGCCGCCATTCTGGCCGAACTGCAGTCCGTCCACCGCAAGGACATCATCTATCTGAAGGAACACTACGTCTTCCGTCCCAATCCCGACGGCACCTACACCCCCATCGACAAACTCGACTAG